One genomic window of Anser cygnoides isolate HZ-2024a breed goose chromosome 11, Taihu_goose_T2T_genome, whole genome shotgun sequence includes the following:
- the CHRNA5 gene encoding neuronal acetylcholine receptor subunit alpha-5 isoform X2, with the protein MILLVNVVILLIGVSEPSFIAKSEDRLFKHLFEDYQRWVRPVERLNDTIKIKFGLAISQLVDVDEKNQLMTTNVWLKQEWIDVKLRWNPEDYAGITSIRVPSDSIWIPDIVLYDNADGRFEGTSTKTVVKYDGTIAWTPPANYKSSCTIDVTFFPFDLQNCSMKFGSWTYDGSQVDIILEDYDVDKRDFFDNGEWEIVTATGSKGNRTDGCCWYPFVTYSFIIRRLPLFYTLFLIIPCIGLSFLTVLVFYLPSNEGEKISLCTSVLVSLTVFLLVIEEIIPSSSKVIPLIGEYLVFTMIFVTLSIVITVFAINIHHRSSSTHNAMAPWVRKIFLHKLPKLLCMRSHVDRYFAQKEETGNMNGSESSRNTLEAALDSIRYITRHVMKENEVREVVEDWKFIAQVLDRMFLWTFLLVSIIGSLVLFIPVIHKWASIIVPMHIGSTNA; encoded by the exons ATGATATTGTTAGTAAATGTGGTCATCTTATTAATTG GCGTATCTGAACCGTCTTTTATTGCTAAAAGTGAAGATCGCTTGTTTAAACACTTATTTGAAGACTATCAAAGATGGGTTCGTCCAGTGGAACGCTTGAATGATACAATAAAAATCAAGTTTGGTCTTGCAATCTCTCAGCTAGTAGATGTG GATGAGAAAAATCAATTGATGACAACAAATGTCTGGTTGAAACAG GAATGGATAGATGTAAAATTAAGATGGAATCCTGAAGACTATGCTGGAATAACATCTATTCGTGTCCCATCAGATTCTATTTGGATTCCAGACATTGTGTTGTATGACAA TGCAGATGGACGTTTTGAGGGAACATCTACAAAAACTGTGGTAAAATATGATGGCACCATTGCTTGGACTCCACCAGCAAACTATAAAAGTTCTTGTACTATTGATGTAACCTTCTTTCCTTTTGACCTCCAAAACTGCTCTATGAAATTTGGTTCCTGGACTTACGATGGCTCACAAGTTGATATAATTCTAGAAGATTATGATGTTGACAAAAGAGACTTTTTTGATAACGGAGAATGGGAAATAGTGACTGCAACAGGGAGCAAAGGAAATAGAACTGACGGATGCTGCTGGTATCCCTTTGTTACATATTCGTTTATAATTAGACGTCTGCCACTCTTTTACACGTTGTTTCTCATTATTCCTTGTATTGGACTTTCATTTCTAACTGTCCTTGTCTTCTATCTTCCTTCAAATGAAGGTGAAAAAATTTCCCTTTGCACTTCAGTCCTGGTATCTttgactgtttttcttcttgtcattGAAGAGATTATTCCATCATCTTCCAAAGTTATCCCACTTATAGGAGAGTACTTGGTGTTTACTATGATATTTGTGACATTGTCCATTGTGATAACTGTCTTTGCTATCAATATTCATCATCGCTCTTCGTCTACACACAATGCTATGGCACCTTGGGTTCGCAAGATATTTCTTCACAAGCTTCCCAAGCTGCTTTGCATGAGAAGTCACGTAGATAGATACTTTGCGCAGAAGGAGGAAACAGGAAATATGAACGGATCAGAATCATCTAGGAACACCTTGGAAGCAGCTCTAGATTCTATCCGGTATATTACGAGGCATGttatgaaggaaaatgaagttcGTGAG GTTGTTGAAGACTGGAAATTTATTGCTCAGGTGCTTGATCGAATGTTCTTATGGACTTTTCTTCTGGTTTCAATAATTGGATCACTTGTGTTATTTATTCCTGTTATTCATAAATGGGCAAGTATAATAGTACCTATGCACATAGGCAGtacaaatgcataa
- the CHRNA5 gene encoding neuronal acetylcholine receptor subunit alpha-5 isoform X1, with protein MAEPGTRLRCGRPLLLLACLFVPVLGKPEAGPAARAPYAGVSEPSFIAKSEDRLFKHLFEDYQRWVRPVERLNDTIKIKFGLAISQLVDVDEKNQLMTTNVWLKQEWIDVKLRWNPEDYAGITSIRVPSDSIWIPDIVLYDNADGRFEGTSTKTVVKYDGTIAWTPPANYKSSCTIDVTFFPFDLQNCSMKFGSWTYDGSQVDIILEDYDVDKRDFFDNGEWEIVTATGSKGNRTDGCCWYPFVTYSFIIRRLPLFYTLFLIIPCIGLSFLTVLVFYLPSNEGEKISLCTSVLVSLTVFLLVIEEIIPSSSKVIPLIGEYLVFTMIFVTLSIVITVFAINIHHRSSSTHNAMAPWVRKIFLHKLPKLLCMRSHVDRYFAQKEETGNMNGSESSRNTLEAALDSIRYITRHVMKENEVREVVEDWKFIAQVLDRMFLWTFLLVSIIGSLVLFIPVIHKWASIIVPMHIGSTNA; from the exons GCGTATCTGAACCGTCTTTTATTGCTAAAAGTGAAGATCGCTTGTTTAAACACTTATTTGAAGACTATCAAAGATGGGTTCGTCCAGTGGAACGCTTGAATGATACAATAAAAATCAAGTTTGGTCTTGCAATCTCTCAGCTAGTAGATGTG GATGAGAAAAATCAATTGATGACAACAAATGTCTGGTTGAAACAG GAATGGATAGATGTAAAATTAAGATGGAATCCTGAAGACTATGCTGGAATAACATCTATTCGTGTCCCATCAGATTCTATTTGGATTCCAGACATTGTGTTGTATGACAA TGCAGATGGACGTTTTGAGGGAACATCTACAAAAACTGTGGTAAAATATGATGGCACCATTGCTTGGACTCCACCAGCAAACTATAAAAGTTCTTGTACTATTGATGTAACCTTCTTTCCTTTTGACCTCCAAAACTGCTCTATGAAATTTGGTTCCTGGACTTACGATGGCTCACAAGTTGATATAATTCTAGAAGATTATGATGTTGACAAAAGAGACTTTTTTGATAACGGAGAATGGGAAATAGTGACTGCAACAGGGAGCAAAGGAAATAGAACTGACGGATGCTGCTGGTATCCCTTTGTTACATATTCGTTTATAATTAGACGTCTGCCACTCTTTTACACGTTGTTTCTCATTATTCCTTGTATTGGACTTTCATTTCTAACTGTCCTTGTCTTCTATCTTCCTTCAAATGAAGGTGAAAAAATTTCCCTTTGCACTTCAGTCCTGGTATCTttgactgtttttcttcttgtcattGAAGAGATTATTCCATCATCTTCCAAAGTTATCCCACTTATAGGAGAGTACTTGGTGTTTACTATGATATTTGTGACATTGTCCATTGTGATAACTGTCTTTGCTATCAATATTCATCATCGCTCTTCGTCTACACACAATGCTATGGCACCTTGGGTTCGCAAGATATTTCTTCACAAGCTTCCCAAGCTGCTTTGCATGAGAAGTCACGTAGATAGATACTTTGCGCAGAAGGAGGAAACAGGAAATATGAACGGATCAGAATCATCTAGGAACACCTTGGAAGCAGCTCTAGATTCTATCCGGTATATTACGAGGCATGttatgaaggaaaatgaagttcGTGAG GTTGTTGAAGACTGGAAATTTATTGCTCAGGTGCTTGATCGAATGTTCTTATGGACTTTTCTTCTGGTTTCAATAATTGGATCACTTGTGTTATTTATTCCTGTTATTCATAAATGGGCAAGTATAATAGTACCTATGCACATAGGCAGtacaaatgcataa